The following proteins are co-located in the Solanum pennellii chromosome 8, SPENNV200 genome:
- the LOC107026814 gene encoding BTB/POZ domain-containing protein At5g41330, protein MPPFIGSHPLSSGFPRNSIDSSSNIVTIDVGGHLFQTTKQTLKQSGSKSILSEISNLDGSIPFIDRDPEMFSILLSLLRTGNLPSKAKTFDIQDLVFESQFYGVEHLLLNSHSNPSQFEPFDLEKSLILPLSGRDSPTAISTTQLGSVQVAHGCKITSFDWSLKRKSTILTQFAGIDSMLSLSPNVVAAGATDFSGLQIIDVSKGFVKETLNWENVTKSGSTVQGIGASKEFLFTSFESSRRNSNCIMIYDLSDNGFRPVSEIGHYEIFGAELDSAIPATKLTWIPSYNLLMAAGSHSGPSGVRGNIRFWDLRSGNAVWEIKENVDCFADCTVSDDLSAILKVGVHSGEVFISDLRNIGKENTWTCLGDSRKATNGKKEGFGSKIESHGNQVFCSKGGNLELWSEVLIGSSIKDRVFRKNSMGRAKDSCGNKITHFSFGGNKMFVTRKDQQFVEVWQSSVKGF, encoded by the coding sequence ATGCCACCTTTTATTGGATCTCATCCTCTTTCATCTGGTTTTCCAAGAAACTCCATTGATTCATCTTCAAATATTGTCACCATTGATGTAGGTGGTCATCTTTTTCAAACAACCAAACAAACCCTAAAGCAATCAGGTTCAAAATCAATCCTTTCTGAAATTTCAAATCTTGATGGTTCCATTCCTTTCATTGATAGAGATCCAGAAATGTTTTCAATCTTGCTTTCCCTTTTAAGAACTGGAAATCTCCCTTCAAAAGCCAAAACTTTTGATATTCAAGATTTGGTTTTTGAATCTCAGTTTTATGGTGTTGAGCATCTGTTATTGAATTCCCATTCTAACCCTTCTCAGTTTGAGCCTTTTGATCTtgaaaaatctttaattttgcCTTTAAGTGGTAGGGATTCACCTACTGCTATCTCAACAACTCAATTAGGGTCAGTTCAGGTAGCTCATGGTTGTAAAATCACTTCATTTGATTGGTCATTAAAGAGAAAATCAACCATTTTAACACAATTTGCTGGTATTGACTCTATGTTATCTTTATCACCAAATGTTGTTGCTGCTGGTGCTACTGACTTTTCAGGTTTACAAATTATTGATGTTAGTAAAGGTTTTGTTAAAGAAACTTTGAATTGGGAAAATGTTACTAAGTCTGGTTCAACAGTACAAGGTATAGGTGCTTCAAAAGAGTTTTTGTTTACGAGTTTCGAATCATCTAGGAGAAACTCTAACTGCattatgatatatgatttgaGTGATAATGGTTTTAGGCCTGTTTCTGAGATAGGTCATTATGAAATCTTTGGTGCTGAATTAGATTCCGCGATTCCAGCTACTAAACTTACTTGGATTCCTAGTTATAACTTGTTGATGGCTGCTGGTTCACATAGTGGACCTTCTGGTGTTAGAGGGAACATTAGGTTTTGGGACTTGAGATCAGGGAACGCGGTGTGGGAGATCAAGGAAAATGTTGATTGCTTCGCTGATTGCACTGTTTCGGATGATCTTTCAGCTATTCTGAAAGTTGGTGTTCATTCAGGCGAAGTTTTCATATCGGATTTGAGGAACATTGGTAAGGAAAACACTTGGACTTGTCTTGGTGATTCAAGAAAAGCAACAAATGGTAAGAAAGAAGGGTTTGGGAGTAAAATTGAGAGTCATGGGAATCAAGTTTTTTGTAGTAAAGGTGGAAATCTCGAATTATGGTCCGAGGTTTTGATTGGTTCTTCGATTAAAGATCGAGTTTTTAGGAAGAACTCAATGGGGAGAGCAAAAGATAGTTGTGGAAATAAGATAACACATTTCAGTTTTGGAGGTAACAAGATGTTTGTTACAAGGAAAGATCAGCAATTTGTTGAAGTTTGGCAGAGTTCAGTAAAGGGATTCTAA
- the LOC107029121 gene encoding uncharacterized protein LOC107029121 translates to MNRVNGEQRGVDSTLETINAAATAIASVENRVPQASIQKRRWGSCWSMYWCFGSQKQTKRIGHAVFIPETTASAADRPSSNTSSQAPSIVLPFIAPPSSPASFLPSEPPSATHSPVGSKCLSMSTYSPSGPASIFAIGPYAHETQLVSPPVFSAFTTEPSTAPFTPPPESVHLTTPSSPEVPFAKLLDPNYQNVAAGHRYPFAQYEFQSYQLQPGSPVSNLISPGSAISVSGTSSPFLEREYTPGRPQFLNLEKIAPHEWGSRQGSGTLTPEAVNPKYHDSFLLNYQNTGVHRLPKPFNGWKNDLTVVDHRVSFEITAEDVVRCVEKKPTMMMRTGSVSLQDTERSTKRQENLAEISNAHDHSGHEPSREIHEGSSTDGEDGQRQQKHRSITLGSSKEFNFDNVDGGYPDKATIGSDWWANEKVLGKEPCNNWIFPMMQPGVS, encoded by the exons ATGAATAGAGTGAACGGAGAGCAGAGAGGAGTTGATAGCACTTTGGAGACGATAAACGCTGCTGCTACTGCAATCGCTTCAGTTGAAAATCGTGTTCCTCAAGCCTCGATTCAG AAACGAAGATGGGGAAGCTGCTGGAGCATGTACTGGTGTTTTGGCTCTCAGAAACAGACGAAACGAATTGGACATGCAGTTTTTATTCCAGAAACAACAGCCTCTGCTGCAGATCGACCTTCTTCTAATACTTCAAGTCAAGCTCCTTCTATAGTGCTTCCGTTCATAGCACCCCCCTCATCTCCTGCATCTTTCTTGCCATCAGAACCTCCTTCAGCAACCCATTCACCAGTTGGCTCAAAATGCCTTTCTATGTCTACATATTCTCCCAGTGGACCTGCATCAATTTTTGCTATTGGGCCCTACGCTCATGAAACTCAACTGGTCTCTCCACCTGTTTTCTCTGCATTCACTACTGAACCATCTACTGCTCCATTTACCCCTCCTCCTGAGTCAGTCCACTTGACTACACCCTCATCACCTGAGGTACCATTTGCTAAGCTGCTTGACCCCAACTACCAGAATGTTGCTGCTGGTCACAGATATCCTTTTGCCCAGTATGAATTTCAGTCATACCAACTTCAACCAGGGAGTCCCGTCAGTAACTTGATCTCGCCTGGGTCAGCCATCTCTGTATCTGGAACTTCATCTCCTTTTCTTGAGCGTGAGTATACTCCTGGACGCCCTCAGTTCCTGAACCTGGAGAAAATAGCCCCTCACGAGTGGGGATCTCGGCAAGGATCTGGGACTTTGACCCCTGAGGCAGTAAACCCCAAATATCACGATAGTTTCCTTCTCAATTATCAGAACACTGGTGTTCATCGTCTTCCAAAGCCCTTTAATGGTTGGAAAAATGATCTAACAGTGGTTGATCATAGAGTTTCTTTTGAGATTACTGCAGAAGATGTTGTGAGGTGTGTGGAAAAGAAGCCAACTATGATGATGAGAACTGGATCAGTGTCTCTCCAGGATACTGAGCGTAGCACTAAACGACAGGAAAACCTGGCTGAAATTTCAAATGCACACGATCACAGTGGACATGAGCCTTCCAGAGAAATACATGAGGGATCATCTACTGACGGAGAGGATGGACAGAGGCAGCAGAAGCACAGGTCCATCACTCTTGGATCCTCGAAGGAATTTAACTTTGACAATGTAGACGGAGGATATCCTGATAAAGCTACTATTGGCTCTGACTGGTGGGCCAACGAGAAAGTTCTTGGAAAGGAGCCCTGCAATAACTGGATCTTCCCTATGATGCAGCCCGGTGTCAGCTAA
- the LOC107028384 gene encoding puromycin-sensitive aminopeptidase isoform X1 — translation MARLILPCKGSSLSKTCLLGLISNAPSQASCRVTSVGRSRDICRYKKYLTSEVAHWRKCQIPRFPLVQPRRIDRRLICSVATEPLPKEVEESKMEAPKEIFLKDYKQPDYYFDTLDLKFALGEESTIVASKIAVNPRVEGQSFPLVLDGRDLKLQSVKINGNPLKEEDFHVDSRHLTLKSPPSSKFTLEIVTEIYPQKNTSLEGLYKSSGNFCTQCEAEGFRKITFYQDRPDIMAKYTCRIEADKSLYPVLLSNGNLIEQGDLEGGKHYTLWEDPFKKPSYLFALVAGQLVSRDDTFTTCSGRKVSLRIWTPAQDLPKTEHAMYSLKAAMKWDEDVFGREYDLDLFNIVAVPDFNMGAMENKSLNIFNSKLVLASPETATDADYAAILGVIGHEYFHNWTGNRVTCRDWFQLSLKEGLTVFRDQEFSSDLGSRPVKRIADVSKLRMYQFPQDAGPMAHPVRPHSYIKMDNFYTVTVYEKGAEVVRMYKTLLGSQGFRKGTDLYFERHDGQAVTCEDFFAAMRDANNADFANFLLWYSQAGTPVVKVTTNYNAEGRTFSLKFSQEVPPTPGQSAKEPVFIPVAVGLLDSSGKDMPLSSVHHDGKLESFASSGQNVYTTVLRVTKKEEEFVFNDVSERPTPSILRGFSAPIRLESDLTDSDLLFLLAHDSDEFNRWEAGQVLARKLMLSLVADFQQNKALVLNPQFLQGIKSILTDSSLDKEFIAKAITLPGIGEIMDMMTVADPDAVHAVRTFIRKQLASELKQEFLITAKNNRSSGAYEFDHNNMARRALKNIALAYLGSLEDPEITELLLNEYRNATNMTDQFAALVAIDQQPAIREEILADFYNKWQDDYLVVNKWLALQAMSDMPGNVENVKKLLNHTAFDLRNPNKVYSLIGGFCGSPVNFHSKDGSGYKFLGELVVKLDKMNPQVASRMVSAFSRWKRYDETRQSLAKEQLEMILSTEGLSENVFEIASKSLAA, via the exons ATGGCTCGGTTGATTCTGCCTTGCAAGGGTTCGAGTTTGTCGAAGACGTGTCTCTTGGGTTTGATCTCCAATGCTCCT TCTCAGGCAAGTTGCCGTGTTACTTCTGTTGGGCGCTCGAGGGATATCTGCAGATATAAAAAATACCTTACTTCAGAG GTTGCGCATTGGAGGAAGTGTCAAATCCCGCGTTTTCCATTAGTT CAACCTAGAAGAATTGACCGGAGATTAATCTGTTCAGTTGCAACTGAACCTCTAccaaaagaagttgaagaatCCAAGATGGAAGCACCAAAGGAAATCTTTCTGAAGGATTACAAACAACCTGATTACTATTTTGACACG TTGGATCTGAAATTCGCACTGGGTGAGGAAAGTACTATTGTCGCTTCCAAAATTGCTGTCAACCCCAGAGTTGAAG GTCAGTCTTTCCCACTTGTCCTAGATGGGCGAGATCTGAAGTTGCAATCAGTTAAGATCAATGGCAATCCGCTGAAG GAGGAAGATTTCCACGTGGACTCGCGCCACCTGACTCTGAAATCCCCTCCAAGTAGCAAATTCACCTTGGAGATTGTGACAGAAATATATCCTCAGAAGAACACATCCTTAGAG GGTCTTTACAAGTCATCAGGGAATTTCTGCACCCAATGTGAGGCTGAGGGTTTCCGTAAGATTACGTTCTATCAG GATCGCCCTGACATTATGGCAAAATACACTTGTCGCATAGAGGCAGACAAATCCTTGTATCCTGTATTGTTGTCAAATGGAAACCTTATAGAGCAAGGAGATCTGGAG ggAGGAAAGCATTATACTCTTTGGGAGGATCCTTTCAAGAAGCCCAGTTATCTTTTTGCATTGGTTGCTGGTCAGTTGGTGAGCAGAGATGACACATTTACAACCTGTTCAGGCCGTAAGGTCTCCCTTAGAATCTGGACCCCTGCACAAGATCTGCCCAAGACAGAACATGCCATGTATTCTCTCAAGGCAGCTATGAAGTGGGATGAAGAT GTTTTCGGGCGGGAGTATGACCTGGATCTTTTTAATATCGTTGCTGTTCCAGATTTTAACAT GGGAGCAATGGAAAACAAGAGCTTGAAT ATATTCAATTCCAAGCTTGTCCTGGCATCCCCAGAAACTGCAACAGATGCTGATTATGCGGCAATACTGGGTGTGATTGGACATGAG TACTTCCACAATTGGACAGGCAACAG AGTTACATGTCGTGACTGGTTCCAGCTCAGTTTAAAGGAAGGACTTACTGTTTTCCGTGATCAG GAGTTTTCGTCTGATTTGGGAAGCCGTCCTGTGAAAAGAATTGCTGATGTCTCAAAGCTTCGAATGTATCAGTTCCCGCAG GATGCTGGTCCAATGGCTCATCCTGTAAGGCCTCACTCTTATATAAAG ATGGATAACTTCTACACAG TTACG GTATATGAGAAG GGAGCTGAAGTGGTCAGGATGTACAAAACCTTGTTAGGTAGCCAAGGATTTAGAAAA GGAACAGATTTATATTTTGAGAGGCATGATGGTCAAGCAGTAACATGTGAAGACTTTTTTGCTGCCATGCGAGATGCCAACAATGCAGATTTTGCTAATTTCTTGTTATG GTACTCGCAAGCTGGGACACCTGTAGTGAAGGTTACCACAAATTATAATGCTGAAGGGCGCACTTTCTCCCTCAAGTTTAG TCAAGAGGTGCCTCCAACCCCCGGCCAGTCTGCAAAAGAACCTGTGTTTATTCCTGTTGCTGTAGGTCTGCTGGATTCAAGTGGTAAGGACATGCCTCTATCTTCGGTTCATCATGATGGGAAATTGGAGAGTTTTGCAAGCAGTGGTCAAAACGTATACACCACAGTTCTCCGCGTAACGAAG AAGGAGGAGGAATTTGTGTTCAATGACGTATCTGAGAGGCCAACACCATCTATATTGCGAGGTTTCAGTGCTCCCATCAGGCTTGAGTCTGATCTCACTGATAGTGATCTACTTTTCCTTCTTGCTCATGATTCTGATGAGTTTAACCG GTGGGAGGCGGGACAAGTGTTGGCAAGGAAGTTGATGCTCAGTCTGGTAGCTGATTTCCAACAGAATAAGGCTTTGGTTCTTAACCCTCAGTTTTTGCAGGGGATCAAAAGCATACTCACCGACTCAAGCTTGGATAAG GAATTCATTGCAAAGGCAATAACTTTGCCTGGTATAGGAGAAATCATGGACATGATGACGGTTGCTGATCCAGATGCCGTTCATGCAGTGCGGACTTTCATCAGGAAGCAACTGGCTTCTGAATTGAAACAAGAGTTCCTTATCACT GCTAAAAACAACAGGAGCTCTGGTGCTTATGAGTTCGATCATAACAATATGGCACGTCGTGCTCTTAAAAATATTGCTCTTG CTTATCTTGGATCACTTGAAGACCCAGAAATCACAGAACTTCTATTGAATGAATACAGAAACGCCACAAACATGACAGATCAGTTTGCAGCTTTAGTGGCTATCGATCAGCAACCTGCAATTCGTGAAGAAATTTTGGCTGATTTCTATAACAAGTGGCAGGATGATTACTTG GTTGTGAACAAGTGGCTTGCTCTTCAAGCTATGTCAGACATGCCTGGTAATGTTGAGAATGTCAAGAAACTTCTAAACCATACAGCCTTTGACCTACGTAATCCAAATAAG GTTTATTCGTTGATCGGAGGATTTTGTGGTTCACCTGTCAACTTCCATAGCAAGGATGGCTCCGGCTACAAGTTCTTGGGAGAACTAGTGGTGAAGCTTGACAAGATGAATCCACAG GTGGCTTCACGAATGGTTTCAGCGTTCTCCAGGTGGAAACGTTATGATGAAACAAGACAAAGTCTCGCGAAG GAACAATTAGAGATGATCTTGTCTACTGAGGGACTCTCAGAGAATGTGTTCGAAATCGCATCGAAGAGCTTGGCAgcttga
- the LOC107028384 gene encoding puromycin-sensitive aminopeptidase isoform X2 → MEAPKEIFLKDYKQPDYYFDTLDLKFALGEESTIVASKIAVNPRVEGQSFPLVLDGRDLKLQSVKINGNPLKEEDFHVDSRHLTLKSPPSSKFTLEIVTEIYPQKNTSLEGLYKSSGNFCTQCEAEGFRKITFYQDRPDIMAKYTCRIEADKSLYPVLLSNGNLIEQGDLEGGKHYTLWEDPFKKPSYLFALVAGQLVSRDDTFTTCSGRKVSLRIWTPAQDLPKTEHAMYSLKAAMKWDEDVFGREYDLDLFNIVAVPDFNMGAMENKSLNIFNSKLVLASPETATDADYAAILGVIGHEYFHNWTGNRVTCRDWFQLSLKEGLTVFRDQEFSSDLGSRPVKRIADVSKLRMYQFPQDAGPMAHPVRPHSYIKMDNFYTVTVYEKGAEVVRMYKTLLGSQGFRKGTDLYFERHDGQAVTCEDFFAAMRDANNADFANFLLWYSQAGTPVVKVTTNYNAEGRTFSLKFSQEVPPTPGQSAKEPVFIPVAVGLLDSSGKDMPLSSVHHDGKLESFASSGQNVYTTVLRVTKKEEEFVFNDVSERPTPSILRGFSAPIRLESDLTDSDLLFLLAHDSDEFNRWEAGQVLARKLMLSLVADFQQNKALVLNPQFLQGIKSILTDSSLDKEFIAKAITLPGIGEIMDMMTVADPDAVHAVRTFIRKQLASELKQEFLITAKNNRSSGAYEFDHNNMARRALKNIALAYLGSLEDPEITELLLNEYRNATNMTDQFAALVAIDQQPAIREEILADFYNKWQDDYLVVNKWLALQAMSDMPGNVENVKKLLNHTAFDLRNPNKVYSLIGGFCGSPVNFHSKDGSGYKFLGELVVKLDKMNPQVASRMVSAFSRWKRYDETRQSLAKEQLEMILSTEGLSENVFEIASKSLAA, encoded by the exons ATGGAAGCACCAAAGGAAATCTTTCTGAAGGATTACAAACAACCTGATTACTATTTTGACACG TTGGATCTGAAATTCGCACTGGGTGAGGAAAGTACTATTGTCGCTTCCAAAATTGCTGTCAACCCCAGAGTTGAAG GTCAGTCTTTCCCACTTGTCCTAGATGGGCGAGATCTGAAGTTGCAATCAGTTAAGATCAATGGCAATCCGCTGAAG GAGGAAGATTTCCACGTGGACTCGCGCCACCTGACTCTGAAATCCCCTCCAAGTAGCAAATTCACCTTGGAGATTGTGACAGAAATATATCCTCAGAAGAACACATCCTTAGAG GGTCTTTACAAGTCATCAGGGAATTTCTGCACCCAATGTGAGGCTGAGGGTTTCCGTAAGATTACGTTCTATCAG GATCGCCCTGACATTATGGCAAAATACACTTGTCGCATAGAGGCAGACAAATCCTTGTATCCTGTATTGTTGTCAAATGGAAACCTTATAGAGCAAGGAGATCTGGAG ggAGGAAAGCATTATACTCTTTGGGAGGATCCTTTCAAGAAGCCCAGTTATCTTTTTGCATTGGTTGCTGGTCAGTTGGTGAGCAGAGATGACACATTTACAACCTGTTCAGGCCGTAAGGTCTCCCTTAGAATCTGGACCCCTGCACAAGATCTGCCCAAGACAGAACATGCCATGTATTCTCTCAAGGCAGCTATGAAGTGGGATGAAGAT GTTTTCGGGCGGGAGTATGACCTGGATCTTTTTAATATCGTTGCTGTTCCAGATTTTAACAT GGGAGCAATGGAAAACAAGAGCTTGAAT ATATTCAATTCCAAGCTTGTCCTGGCATCCCCAGAAACTGCAACAGATGCTGATTATGCGGCAATACTGGGTGTGATTGGACATGAG TACTTCCACAATTGGACAGGCAACAG AGTTACATGTCGTGACTGGTTCCAGCTCAGTTTAAAGGAAGGACTTACTGTTTTCCGTGATCAG GAGTTTTCGTCTGATTTGGGAAGCCGTCCTGTGAAAAGAATTGCTGATGTCTCAAAGCTTCGAATGTATCAGTTCCCGCAG GATGCTGGTCCAATGGCTCATCCTGTAAGGCCTCACTCTTATATAAAG ATGGATAACTTCTACACAG TTACG GTATATGAGAAG GGAGCTGAAGTGGTCAGGATGTACAAAACCTTGTTAGGTAGCCAAGGATTTAGAAAA GGAACAGATTTATATTTTGAGAGGCATGATGGTCAAGCAGTAACATGTGAAGACTTTTTTGCTGCCATGCGAGATGCCAACAATGCAGATTTTGCTAATTTCTTGTTATG GTACTCGCAAGCTGGGACACCTGTAGTGAAGGTTACCACAAATTATAATGCTGAAGGGCGCACTTTCTCCCTCAAGTTTAG TCAAGAGGTGCCTCCAACCCCCGGCCAGTCTGCAAAAGAACCTGTGTTTATTCCTGTTGCTGTAGGTCTGCTGGATTCAAGTGGTAAGGACATGCCTCTATCTTCGGTTCATCATGATGGGAAATTGGAGAGTTTTGCAAGCAGTGGTCAAAACGTATACACCACAGTTCTCCGCGTAACGAAG AAGGAGGAGGAATTTGTGTTCAATGACGTATCTGAGAGGCCAACACCATCTATATTGCGAGGTTTCAGTGCTCCCATCAGGCTTGAGTCTGATCTCACTGATAGTGATCTACTTTTCCTTCTTGCTCATGATTCTGATGAGTTTAACCG GTGGGAGGCGGGACAAGTGTTGGCAAGGAAGTTGATGCTCAGTCTGGTAGCTGATTTCCAACAGAATAAGGCTTTGGTTCTTAACCCTCAGTTTTTGCAGGGGATCAAAAGCATACTCACCGACTCAAGCTTGGATAAG GAATTCATTGCAAAGGCAATAACTTTGCCTGGTATAGGAGAAATCATGGACATGATGACGGTTGCTGATCCAGATGCCGTTCATGCAGTGCGGACTTTCATCAGGAAGCAACTGGCTTCTGAATTGAAACAAGAGTTCCTTATCACT GCTAAAAACAACAGGAGCTCTGGTGCTTATGAGTTCGATCATAACAATATGGCACGTCGTGCTCTTAAAAATATTGCTCTTG CTTATCTTGGATCACTTGAAGACCCAGAAATCACAGAACTTCTATTGAATGAATACAGAAACGCCACAAACATGACAGATCAGTTTGCAGCTTTAGTGGCTATCGATCAGCAACCTGCAATTCGTGAAGAAATTTTGGCTGATTTCTATAACAAGTGGCAGGATGATTACTTG GTTGTGAACAAGTGGCTTGCTCTTCAAGCTATGTCAGACATGCCTGGTAATGTTGAGAATGTCAAGAAACTTCTAAACCATACAGCCTTTGACCTACGTAATCCAAATAAG GTTTATTCGTTGATCGGAGGATTTTGTGGTTCACCTGTCAACTTCCATAGCAAGGATGGCTCCGGCTACAAGTTCTTGGGAGAACTAGTGGTGAAGCTTGACAAGATGAATCCACAG GTGGCTTCACGAATGGTTTCAGCGTTCTCCAGGTGGAAACGTTATGATGAAACAAGACAAAGTCTCGCGAAG GAACAATTAGAGATGATCTTGTCTACTGAGGGACTCTCAGAGAATGTGTTCGAAATCGCATCGAAGAGCTTGGCAgcttga